One genomic region from Daphnia magna isolate NIES linkage group LG10, ASM2063170v1.1, whole genome shotgun sequence encodes:
- the LOC116932161 gene encoding uncharacterized protein LOC116932161 isoform X1 — protein sequence MQLEADFMHRVLRGCLVQPHYGISVLSLKQLSLQATAFWAVCTLHRLHDSPDKIQRASSDEIMKAARDCITNKIPSNLVDEFVIQMLNTIDVVYEQSRVGRQLLVYVGSFIPRNLKILVMPLCLEQVTIAAILTLPLCTNLTELYMERADQSVITQGILCHILKYLRRLKVLALPKQCNDSVIAVVGQNCPNLESIVLNDTGVTNTGIAWLLCCRRLHTVIMLKTEVSPPGAALLLHGLPSLNVLLYDSIADTLWYCSVNAAVSPKFALKTVAFGATDLLTPGHLELLSQMCPAVEWLSLNSAFTYSVQTLGFLPKLTLLSVNFRGGSLDVHFEDFLRRNGMTIRCLQLVEAQDMEWTRFEKLLVFCPALESLVFYECSFERVEVFEHVCELRKIYGKSQLKNLQIFRTPLMTQQLEHLVSILPHLSRLELGHLDWDVEQIRIFLMRYKHLEIFRVLTWRFNGLGAAVASSILWGSSRNVRCLNHTLQLEFPGRVIQLDGHFTNTAPFQRGIPQFLLAEYGELSPLLDIARIGRN from the exons ATGCAACTTGAAGCAGATTTTATGCATCGCGTTTTGAGAGGATGCTTAGTTCAACCCCATTACGGTATTAGTGTTTTGAGCCTTAAACAATTGAGTCTTCAGGCCACAGCTTTTTGGGCAGTATGTACACTCCACAGGCTTCATGATTCCCCTGACAAAATTCAGCGTGCTAGTTCTGATGAAATCATGAAGGCTGCTCGGGATTGCATCACAAACAAAATACCAAGCAACTTGGTGGATGAATTTGTCATCCAGATGTTGAACACAATTGATGTGGTTTACGAGCAAAGTAGAGTTGGCAGACAGTTATTGGTTTATGTGGGTTCCTTTATTCCCAGAAATCTGAAAATCCTTGTGATGCCTCTTTGCCTTGAGCAG GTAACAATTGCGGCCATTTTGACTCTTCCTCTCTGCACAAATCTCACAGAGTTGTATATGGAAAGAGCAGATCAGTCTGTCATTACACAAGGGATTCTCTGCCACATCCTTAAGTACCTAAGGAGGTTGAAAGTTTTGGCTCTGCCGAAGCAGTGTAATGATTCTGTTATAGCAGTTGTTGGCCAAAACTGCCCCAATCTGGAGAGCATTGTTTTAAATGACACTGGTGTCACAAATACAG GAATCGCTTGGTTGCTTTGTTGTCGACGGCTTCATACGGTGATCATGCTGAAAACGGAGGTCAGTCCACCTGGCGCCGCACTGCTTCTTCACGGCTTACCTTCGTTAAACGTGTTGCTCTACGATAGCATAGCCGATACACTGTGGTATTGTTCAGTCAACGCAGCCGTCTCTCCCAAGTTTGCCCTGAAAACAGTAGCCTTCGGAGCTACGGATCTTCTTACTCCCGGACATCTCGAACTGTTGTCACAAATGTGTCCCGCAGTCGAATGGCTTTCGCTCAACAGTGCATTCACTTACAGCGTTCAAACGCTTGGTTTTTTACCTAAATTGACCCTTTTGAGTGTAAATTTTCGCGGTGGGTCGCTAGATGTTCATTTCGAAGATTTCTTGCGACGAAATGGCATGACCATCCGGTGTTTGCAGCTGGTTGAAGCACAAGACATGGAGTGGACTCGGTTCGAAAAATTACTCGTTTTTTGCCCTGCCCTAGAATCGCTCGTATTTTACGAGTGCAGTTTCGAACGCGTGGAAGTATTCGAACACGTTTGTGAACTACGCAAGATATACGGGAAGAGCCAATTGAAGAATCTTCAAATCTTCCGCACTCCATTGATGACACAACAGCTGGAACACTTGGTGTCCATCTTGCCACATCTTAGTCGATTGGAACTAGGCCATCTTGATTGGGACGTTGAGCAAATCCGCATCTTTTTAATGCGCTATAAGCATCTAGAAATATTTCGCGTTCTGACGTGGAGATTCAATGGATTGGGAGCAGCCGTAGCGTCTTCGATTCTATGGGGAAGTTCCCGAAACGTTCGCTGTCTCAATCACACCTTACAACTTGAGTTTCCTGGGCGAGTCATCCAGCTAGATGGACACTTTACAAACACGGCCCCTTTTCAACGCGGCATTCCCCAATTCTTGTTGGCCGAGTATGGCGAGCTGTCGCCTCTGCTAGATATTGCACGTATCGGCCGGAACTAA
- the LOC116932161 gene encoding uncharacterized protein LOC116932161 isoform X2 — MQLEADFMHRVLRGCLVQPHYVCTLHRLHDSPDKIQRASSDEIMKAARDCITNKIPSNLVDEFVIQMLNTIDVVYEQSRVGRQLLVYVGSFIPRNLKILVMPLCLEQVTIAAILTLPLCTNLTELYMERADQSVITQGILCHILKYLRRLKVLALPKQCNDSVIAVVGQNCPNLESIVLNDTGVTNTGIAWLLCCRRLHTVIMLKTEVSPPGAALLLHGLPSLNVLLYDSIADTLWYCSVNAAVSPKFALKTVAFGATDLLTPGHLELLSQMCPAVEWLSLNSAFTYSVQTLGFLPKLTLLSVNFRGGSLDVHFEDFLRRNGMTIRCLQLVEAQDMEWTRFEKLLVFCPALESLVFYECSFERVEVFEHVCELRKIYGKSQLKNLQIFRTPLMTQQLEHLVSILPHLSRLELGHLDWDVEQIRIFLMRYKHLEIFRVLTWRFNGLGAAVASSILWGSSRNVRCLNHTLQLEFPGRVIQLDGHFTNTAPFQRGIPQFLLAEYGELSPLLDIARIGRN, encoded by the exons ATGCAACTTGAAGCAGATTTTATGCATCGCGTTTTGAGAGGATGCTTAGTTCAACCCCATTACG TATGTACACTCCACAGGCTTCATGATTCCCCTGACAAAATTCAGCGTGCTAGTTCTGATGAAATCATGAAGGCTGCTCGGGATTGCATCACAAACAAAATACCAAGCAACTTGGTGGATGAATTTGTCATCCAGATGTTGAACACAATTGATGTGGTTTACGAGCAAAGTAGAGTTGGCAGACAGTTATTGGTTTATGTGGGTTCCTTTATTCCCAGAAATCTGAAAATCCTTGTGATGCCTCTTTGCCTTGAGCAG GTAACAATTGCGGCCATTTTGACTCTTCCTCTCTGCACAAATCTCACAGAGTTGTATATGGAAAGAGCAGATCAGTCTGTCATTACACAAGGGATTCTCTGCCACATCCTTAAGTACCTAAGGAGGTTGAAAGTTTTGGCTCTGCCGAAGCAGTGTAATGATTCTGTTATAGCAGTTGTTGGCCAAAACTGCCCCAATCTGGAGAGCATTGTTTTAAATGACACTGGTGTCACAAATACAG GAATCGCTTGGTTGCTTTGTTGTCGACGGCTTCATACGGTGATCATGCTGAAAACGGAGGTCAGTCCACCTGGCGCCGCACTGCTTCTTCACGGCTTACCTTCGTTAAACGTGTTGCTCTACGATAGCATAGCCGATACACTGTGGTATTGTTCAGTCAACGCAGCCGTCTCTCCCAAGTTTGCCCTGAAAACAGTAGCCTTCGGAGCTACGGATCTTCTTACTCCCGGACATCTCGAACTGTTGTCACAAATGTGTCCCGCAGTCGAATGGCTTTCGCTCAACAGTGCATTCACTTACAGCGTTCAAACGCTTGGTTTTTTACCTAAATTGACCCTTTTGAGTGTAAATTTTCGCGGTGGGTCGCTAGATGTTCATTTCGAAGATTTCTTGCGACGAAATGGCATGACCATCCGGTGTTTGCAGCTGGTTGAAGCACAAGACATGGAGTGGACTCGGTTCGAAAAATTACTCGTTTTTTGCCCTGCCCTAGAATCGCTCGTATTTTACGAGTGCAGTTTCGAACGCGTGGAAGTATTCGAACACGTTTGTGAACTACGCAAGATATACGGGAAGAGCCAATTGAAGAATCTTCAAATCTTCCGCACTCCATTGATGACACAACAGCTGGAACACTTGGTGTCCATCTTGCCACATCTTAGTCGATTGGAACTAGGCCATCTTGATTGGGACGTTGAGCAAATCCGCATCTTTTTAATGCGCTATAAGCATCTAGAAATATTTCGCGTTCTGACGTGGAGATTCAATGGATTGGGAGCAGCCGTAGCGTCTTCGATTCTATGGGGAAGTTCCCGAAACGTTCGCTGTCTCAATCACACCTTACAACTTGAGTTTCCTGGGCGAGTCATCCAGCTAGATGGACACTTTACAAACACGGCCCCTTTTCAACGCGGCATTCCCCAATTCTTGTTGGCCGAGTATGGCGAGCTGTCGCCTCTGCTAGATATTGCACGTATCGGCCGGAACTAA